AGCTGCCAAGGCTGCTATTGAGCAGGCTGGGGGCGAGGCGATAATCATCGAAGCATGAGAAGACTAAGAGATACACTGCGGAATATTTGGAAGATCGACGAGCTTCGGAAGCGCATAATTTATACGCTTCTGTTGCTTGCTGCCTTTCGATTTGGCTCTTACATTATTCTACCGGGTATTAACTCCGAGGAATTGCAACGTCAGTTTGCAGCAGGCCAGGGTGAGGGAATTCTCGGTCTTCTGAACGGATTTCTTGGCGGTGCTTTTTCTCGCGGCTCGATTTTTGCGCTGGGTATCATGCCTTATATATCGGCAAGCATCATCATTCAGCTCATGACCGCTGCTGTGCCAAGTATACAGAAGCTGGCGAAGGAGGGCGATAGTGGTCAGCGAAAAATAAACCAATTGACGCGCTACCTCACAGTCGCTATTACCGCTGCACAATCTATCGGATACATTATCAACTTACAAGGGCAGTACCAGTCAGCTATTACGGCACAGGTTACCATCTTTTGGGTCACCAGTATCTTTATCCTTACTACCGGAACGATGTTTCTGGTGTGGCTGGGTGAGCGGATTACGGAGAATGGTATTGGAAATGGCGTTTCACTCATTATAGCCATTGGCATTATGGCCGGTTTCCCCTTGGCTATTTTGAATGAGTTTACGATTAGCCCGCTCATGATTTTTTACTTTGAGCTGATTGCTTTGGCCTTGGTTACTGCGGCAGTTATTTTGTTGACTACAGGAACGCGCAAAATACCCATTAACTATGCCAAGCGCATGGTGGGCAATAGAATGATGGGTGGGATGACCACGAATGTTCGGCAATATCTACCCCTGAAGATAAACGCAAGTGGGGTTATGCCCATCATATTCGCTCAGGCTATCATGTTTTTGCCTGGAATGGTTATGCAGTTTTTTCAGGACAGTACTTTTTGGGCTAGTGCCGGATCTGCATTTGGGAATCCCAATAGCCTTCCCTACAACATCCTGTTTGTAGTTCTTATCATTCTGTTCACGTACTTTTACACGGCTATTGCGGTAAATCCCAATGAGATCGCGGATCAGCTGAAGCGCAGTGGCGGTTTTATTCCCGGCATTAAACCCGGCAGGCCTACTTCTGAGTTTATTGACCGCACGCTTACCAGGATTACGCTGCCCGGCTCGATTTTTCTTGCTTTTGTTGCTATTATCCCTACGATAGTGGCTCAGTTTGGCGTAGGTTCTCAGTTTAGCTACTTTTATGGTGGTACGAGTTTGCTGATTATGATTGGTGTGGTGCTGGATACGCTACAGCAAATTGAGGGTTATCTGCTGAACCGACACTATGATGGACTTATGAAGAGTGGTCGTGTGCGGGGACGGGCCCAGCAAGTAGGCGCAGCATTTTAATTATGGCAAAACAGAATTCTATAACCGTAGACGGCAAGATCATCGAAGCCCTCCCAAACGCTCAGTTTCGTGTTGAGCTGGAGAATGGGCATGAGATTTTGGCTCATATCAGCGGAAAGATGCGGATGTATTACATCAAAATTCTGCCTGGTGATCGTGTGAGCTTGGAGCTGTCTCCGTATGATTTGACAAAGGGAAGAATTACCTATCGGTATAAGTAAAACGAAGTGAGTGATGAAAGTAAGAGCATCCGTTAAAAAGCGCACAAGCGACTGTAAGGTAGTACGACGAAAGGGTCGTGTCTACATTATCAATAAAAAGAATCCTAAAATGAAACAACGTCAAGGATAATGGCACGTATAGCAGGAATAGACCTTCCCAAGAACAAGCGCGGCGTTATTGGCCTTACCTATATTTACGGTATAGGAAGAGACACATCGGCTCGAATTTTGGCCGAGGCAGCGGTAGACCAAGACAGGCGTGTGGGTGAGTGGACTGACGATGAGCAGGCACTGATCCGTCAGATCATTGCTGATAATTTCAAGGTGGAGGGTCAGCTACGCTCCGAGGTGCAGATGAACATTAAGCGCCTGATCGATATCGGATGCTACCGTGGTGCACGTCATCGCGCGGGTCTGCCTACTAGGGGGCAGCGTACCAAGACGAATAGCCGTACCCGCAAAGGAAAGCGTAAGACAGTAGCAGGTAAGAAGAAGGCAACTAAGAAGTAAGATGGCAAAAGTTCAAAAGGTAAAGAAGAAGCTAAAGGTAGCTGCGGATGGCAAAGTGTTTGTCACCAGCTCTTTTAATAATATTATCGTAACGGTGACGGATGCCGCCGGAAACGCCATTAGCTGGAGCAGTGCTGGTAAGGCAGGCTTTCGGGGTAGCAAGAAGAATACGCCTTATGCTGCTCAGGTTGCCGCCGGTTCTTGTGCCAAGGAGGCTTACGATCTGGGTTTACGCCGAGTGGAAGTTTTCGTAAAAGGTACCGGTAGTGGCAGGGAATCTGCTATTCGCGCTATCGCAGGTGTAGGTATTGAGATCCTGCGCATTACCGACACTACACCGATACCCCACAATGGTTGCCGTCCACCTAAACAACGTCGTGTATAATTATGGCAAGATATAGAGGCCCCAAACAGAAGATTGCCCGTCGTTTCAAGGAGCCAATTTTTGGCTACAGTAGGGCTCTGGAGCGTAAAAATTATGGTCCAGGTCAGCACGGCAAAACTCGCCGTACTAAGCAGAGTGAGTTTGCTACCCAGCTCATGGAGAAGCAAAAGGCTAAGTTTATGTATGGCATGCTCGAGAAGCAGTTTCGTATTACCTTTCAGCGTGCAGCTCGCCTGCCAGGCTCTACGGGAGACAACTTGATTAAGTTGCTGGAAGCACGCCTGGACAATACGCTCTATCGCATGGGCTTCGCCCCCACACGCCGGGCTGCGCGCCAGCTTGTGGTGCATAAGCACGTGAAGGTAAATGGTCAGGTGGTGAATATACCGAGTTACTCGCTCAAACCTGGAGACCAAATAGAGATTCGCGAGCGGAGCAAGAGTCTGGAAGTCATTACAGAATCGGCAAGCACTCACAATGCGCGCTACAACTGGCTAGAGGTAGACAGAAACACCTATGCAGGTAAATTCCTGAGCTATCCTGATCGCCAGGATGTGCCTGAGAGCATTGAAGAGCGCATGATTGTCGAATTGTACTCACGTTAATTTTAATCGTTTACATTATGAGCCTGCTGGAATTCATTATGCCGGAAAAAGTGGTGATGGAGAGGGAGCAAGACTTCTATGGGAAGTTTATGTTTCGCCCTCTGGAGCCCGGCTATGGAACCACAGTTGGGAATGCTTTGCGCCGGGTGCTACTCAGTAGCCTCGAGGGCTTTGCAATCACTTCTATAAAAATCCCCAGTGTGGAACATGAGTATAGTTCCATCCCGGGTGTAATGGAGGATGTGATTGATCTCATACTGAACTTGAAGCAAGTTTGTTTGAAGCAGGTAGTAGAGGGTGAGACCAAGATCTTCGTTTCGGTACGAGACCAGGATGTGTTCACTGCTGCTGATATTGCTCGTAGCACGAATGCTTTTTTGATAACCAATCCGGATCTGGTCATTGCCAACCTGGACAGGAGTGTTCAGTTTGATATTGAGCTGAATATCGGCAAGGGTAGGGGCTATCGTCCGGCGGAGGAGAATAAAAACCCCGATATGAGCTTTGGCGAGATTGCGGTGGATAGTATCTTTACTCCGATCAAGAATGTGAAATACTCGGTAGAGAACACACGTGTTGAGCAGCGCACAGATTATGAGCAGTTAATTCTGGATATATCTACGAATGGTACGATTGATCCGGACGATGCGCTCAAGCAGGCTGCTGGCATTTTGATCAAGCATTTCATGCTATTTTCAGATGAGACTATTCAGCTGAAAACTGCAGAGCCCAGTCAGCGCAAGGAGGTGGATGAGTC
This DNA window, taken from Bacteroidota bacterium, encodes the following:
- the secY gene encoding preprotein translocase subunit SecY — its product is MRRLRDTLRNIWKIDELRKRIIYTLLLLAAFRFGSYIILPGINSEELQRQFAAGQGEGILGLLNGFLGGAFSRGSIFALGIMPYISASIIIQLMTAAVPSIQKLAKEGDSGQRKINQLTRYLTVAITAAQSIGYIINLQGQYQSAITAQVTIFWVTSIFILTTGTMFLVWLGERITENGIGNGVSLIIAIGIMAGFPLAILNEFTISPLMIFYFELIALALVTAAVILLTTGTRKIPINYAKRMVGNRMMGGMTTNVRQYLPLKINASGVMPIIFAQAIMFLPGMVMQFFQDSTFWASAGSAFGNPNSLPYNILFVVLIILFTYFYTAIAVNPNEIADQLKRSGGFIPGIKPGRPTSEFIDRTLTRITLPGSIFLAFVAIIPTIVAQFGVGSQFSYFYGGTSLLIMIGVVLDTLQQIEGYLLNRHYDGLMKSGRVRGRAQQVGAAF
- the infA gene encoding translation initiation factor IF-1 gives rise to the protein MAKQNSITVDGKIIEALPNAQFRVELENGHEILAHISGKMRMYYIKILPGDRVSLELSPYDLTKGRITYRYK
- the rpmJ gene encoding 50S ribosomal protein L36 — protein: MKVRASVKKRTSDCKVVRRKGRVYIINKKNPKMKQRQG
- the rpsM gene encoding 30S ribosomal protein S13; this translates as MARIAGIDLPKNKRGVIGLTYIYGIGRDTSARILAEAAVDQDRRVGEWTDDEQALIRQIIADNFKVEGQLRSEVQMNIKRLIDIGCYRGARHRAGLPTRGQRTKTNSRTRKGKRKTVAGKKKATKK
- the rpsK gene encoding 30S ribosomal protein S11, translating into MAKVQKVKKKLKVAADGKVFVTSSFNNIIVTVTDAAGNAISWSSAGKAGFRGSKKNTPYAAQVAAGSCAKEAYDLGLRRVEVFVKGTGSGRESAIRAIAGVGIEILRITDTTPIPHNGCRPPKQRRV
- the rpsD gene encoding 30S ribosomal protein S4, which codes for MARYRGPKQKIARRFKEPIFGYSRALERKNYGPGQHGKTRRTKQSEFATQLMEKQKAKFMYGMLEKQFRITFQRAARLPGSTGDNLIKLLEARLDNTLYRMGFAPTRRAARQLVVHKHVKVNGQVVNIPSYSLKPGDQIEIRERSKSLEVITESASTHNARYNWLEVDRNTYAGKFLSYPDRQDVPESIEERMIVELYSR
- a CDS encoding DNA-directed RNA polymerase subunit alpha, which gives rise to MSLLEFIMPEKVVMEREQDFYGKFMFRPLEPGYGTTVGNALRRVLLSSLEGFAITSIKIPSVEHEYSSIPGVMEDVIDLILNLKQVCLKQVVEGETKIFVSVRDQDVFTAADIARSTNAFLITNPDLVIANLDRSVQFDIELNIGKGRGYRPAEENKNPDMSFGEIAVDSIFTPIKNVKYSVENTRVEQRTDYEQLILDISTNGTIDPDDALKQAAGILIKHFMLFSDETIQLKTAEPSQRKEVDESFLQMRKLLKTNLSELDLSVRAYNCLKAAEIRTLGDLVSYNIADLLKFRNFGKKSLSELEELVASKGLTFGMDVAKFKLEEEY